The Papaver somniferum cultivar HN1 chromosome 3, ASM357369v1, whole genome shotgun sequence genome includes a region encoding these proteins:
- the LOC113355935 gene encoding adenylate kinase 5, chloroplastic-like, with protein sequence MVALTSVISIHCHNNNNGAFSFPPVTACLRLSSFSSISSSTRSSSISQSSSNISSQFRSKIINPKSKGFGVRCLASNEPLKVMISGAPASGKGTQGELIVQKYGLVHISTGDLLRAEVSSGTEIGNKAKEYMDNGCLVPDEIVTAMVTSRLSREDAKTNGWLLDGYPRSAEQAQSLEKLLIRPDIYVFLDVPDEILIDRCVGRRLDPVTGKIYHIKNFPPETDEIKARIITRADDTHEKAKARVETYKRNAESITSTYSDILNKIDGNRQKVVVFQEIDSVLSQVKKDKLKMIAAGKAVSDVQIKASSTKQDNWRGIPTRLNNIPHSREIREYFYDDVLQATQRAIADGKTRLKVAITIPELNPEMDVYRIGTLMELVRVLALSFADDGKRVKVCVQGSMGVGALAGMPLQLAGTRQILEYMDWGEDGALGNFITIGSIGGKEVTEQDDIFILVAPQNAVGNCIIDDLRAMTDAAGSRPVIIVNPRLKDLPASSGIMQTMGRDKRLEYAASFENCYAFRLLFYAGTQYPIMGALRMAYPYRYEVYKRVDESPGKEKYFFLATFLNKPGVDEINDAFEGKPRNREKESSGIW encoded by the exons ATGGTGGCGCTAACCTCAGTGATATCAATTCACTGCCACAACAACAATAATGGCGCCTTTTCATTTCCTCCTGTTACTGCATGTCTACgtctttcttcattttcttcaatatcttcttccacTCGTTCTTCTTCTATCTCTCAATCATCATCAAACATCTCCTCTCAATTTCGTTCAAAGataataaaccctaaatctaag GGATTTGGAGTGAGATGTTTGGCAAGTAACGAGCCGTTGAAGGTGATGATATCTGGAGCACCAGCATCAGGCAAAGGAACTCAGGGTGAATTGATCGTTCAGAAG TATGGATTGGTGCACATATCAACTGGAGATTTACTAAGAGCTGAAGTATCATCCGGGACTGAAATTGGAAATAAAGCTAAAGAATACATGGACAATGGATGTCTGGTTCCTGATGAAATCGTCACAGCG ATGGTGACATCAAGATTATCCAGAGAAGATGCAAAGACGAATGGGTGGCTACTTGATGGATACCCACGAAGTGCTGAGCAGGCTCAAAGTCTTGAAAAGCTCTTGATTAGACCAGACATATACGTTTTCTTAGAT GTTCCTGATGAAATTCTAATCGACAGATGCGTTGGGAGACGGTTGGATCCAGTGACTGGGAAAATTTACCACATTAAAAACTTCCCTCCGGAAACAGATGAAATTAAGGCCAGGATTATCACTCGTGCCGATGACACTCATGAAAAG GCTAAAGCACGCGTAGAAACATACAAGCGAAATGCTGAATCTATCACTTCAACATACTCGGACATACTGAATAAG ATTGATGGAAATCGTCAGAAAGTAGTAGTTTTTCAGGAAATAGACTCTGTGCTTTCACAAGTCAAGAAGGACAAGTTAAAGATGATAGCCGCAG GAAAAGCAGTAAGCGACGTTCAGATAAAGGCGTCGTCCACAAAACAG GATAACTGGAGAGGTATTCCTACCCGGTTAAATAACATCCCTCATTCTAGAGAAATAAGGGAATATTTCTACGATGATGTTCTGCAAGCTACTCAAAGGGCTATAGCTGATGGGAAAACTCGTTTGAAG GTGGCGATCACTATTCCAGAACTAAACCCCGAAATG GATGTCTATCGAATTGGTACTTTAATGGAACTCGTTCGAGTTCTTGCTCTTTCATTTGCTGATGATGGGAAGCGTGTGAAG GTCTGTGTTCAAGGATCTATGGGAGTAGGTGCGCTTGCTGGGATGCCACTGCAGCTAGCCGGAACACGTCAGATTTTGGAGTACATGGATTGGGGGGAGGATGGGGCCCTGGGAAATTTCATCACAATCGGTTCGATAG GTGGCAAAGAGGTTACTGAGCAGGATGACATATTTATTCTTGTGGCTCCCCAAAATGCTGTCGGAAATTGTATAATTGAT GATTTGAGGGCTATGACCGATGCTGCCGGGAGCCGTCCTGTCATTATTGTCAACCCTCGGCTCAAG GATTTACCAGCTTCAAGTGGCATTATGCAA ACAATGGGAAGGGATAAAAGACTGGAGTATGCAGCATCTTTTGAAAATTGCTATGCCTTTCGGCTCCTTTTTTATGCCGGGACACAGTATCCAATCATGGGTGCTCTGAG GATGGCTTACCCATACCGCTACGAAGTCTACAAGAGGGTGGATGAATCCCCTGGTAAAGAGAAGTACTTTTTCCTGGCGACATTCTTGAATAAACCAGGGGTTGATGAAATTAATGATGCATTTGAAGGAAAGCCTAG AAACCGAGAAAAGGAATCCTCAGGAATTTGGTAA